In the genome of Pseudorca crassidens isolate mPseCra1 chromosome 14, mPseCra1.hap1, whole genome shotgun sequence, one region contains:
- the LOC137205804 gene encoding uncharacterized protein, which translates to MCVWVQAGERAASTVRPKQELSLRLRPAIPRFPGDLETPNRRYSPRPTAAHPFPPPLPQHAAPPCVMLQNRGEGGRWEGWGEPESERGWEGVGGGGEGAERAFKAIAILALSPVLGCWRARAASHRARARARRAGQGTRERTAPQAGRRRGTPHPRRLPFPGRPYPPRPQETLGFTGGAHPKGPGLRRARHRPLQCRRRRRSRGSSMVQLGKLLRALTLMKFPCCVLEVLLCALAAAARGQEMYASHSIRIEGDVTLGGLFPVHAKGPSGVPCGDIKRENGIHRLEAMLYALDQINSDPNLLPNVTLGARILDTCSRDTYALEQSLTFVQALIQKDTSAVRCTNGEPPVFVKPEKVVGVIGASGSLVSTVVANILRLFQVGGRSLRGRARRSSLRSLS; encoded by the coding sequence ATGTGCGTGTGGGTGCAGGCGGGCGAGCGAGCGGCTTCTACAGTGAGACCGAAGCAGGAGCTCAGCCTTCGCCTGCGACCTGCAATCCCCAGATTCCCTGGGGATCTCGAAACTCCCAATCGGAGGtactccccccgccccacagccgcccacccattccctccccccttacctcaGCACGCAGCCCCTCCCTGCGTGATGTTGCAAAACCGTGGGGAGGGTGGGcgctgggaagggtggggagagcctgagagcgagcgagggtgggagggagtgggcggaggaggagagggagccgAACGCGCATTTAAAGCGATAGCCATCCTCGCTCTCTCCCCAGTGCTGGGCTGTTGGAGAGCTCGAGCTGCAAGCCACCGAGCGCGAGCTCGAGCGCGGCGCGCTGGCCAGGGAACCCGAGAGCGCACGGCGCCCCAAGCTGGCAGGCGCCGCGGGACCCCCCATCCTCGCCGGCTGCCCTTCCCCGGGCGCCCCTACCCCCCTCGCCCGCAGGAGACCCTGGGCTTCACCGGAGGAGCTCACCCCAAGGGGCCAGGACTCCGGCGGGCCCGCCACCGTCCCCTCcagtgccgccgccgccgccgcagccgcggGAGCAGCATGGTCCAGCTGGGGAAGCTGCTCCGCGCCCTGACTTTGATGAAGTTTCCCTGCTGCGTGCTGGAGGTGCTTCTGTGcgcgctggcggcggcggcgcgcggccaGGAGATGTACGCCTCGCACTCCATTCGGATCGAGGGGGACGTCACCCTCGGGGGGCTGTTCCCGGTGCACGCGAAGGGTCCCAGCGGAGTGCCCTGCGGCGACATCAAGAGGGAGAACGGGATCCACAGGCTGGAAGCGATGCTCTACGCCCTGGACCAGATCAACAGCGATCCCAACCTGCTGCCCAACGTGACGCTGGGAGCGCGGATCCTGGACACTTGTTCCAGGGACACTTATGCGCTCGAACAGTCGCTCACTTTCGTCCAGGCGCTCATCCAGAAGGACACCTCCGCAGTGCGCTGCACCAACGGCGAGCCTCCGGTTTTCGTCAAGCCCGAGAAAGTAGTTGGAGTGATTGGGGCTTCGGGGAGTTTGGTCTCCACCGTGGTAGCCAACATCCTGAGGCTTTTCCAGGTAGGGGGGCGCTCCCTCCGGGGCAGAGCGCGCCGTAGCTCCCTGCGCTCTTTATCCTGA